Below is a genomic region from Polluticoccus soli.
TTCAAATGCTTCTTCAACAATATTCTCCTGTCCCATAGTCGAGAACACGATCACAGGTATCTTTTTAGACGTGATACTTTTCACTTTGGCCACGATCTCCAGTCCCGATGCATAGGGCATCATCATATCGGTAAGCACAATATCAGGCATATGCTCTTCTATTCTTTCAAGCGCTTCTTTTCCATCATTGCAGCATATCACCTCAAAACCTTCCTTTTTGAGCTTCAGCTCCACCGTTTTTTGTATCAGCGAATCATCTTCGGCTACCAGGATCTTCATTCCGTTTTAATAAATTTTTTCAAAGATATATTGCGAGCTTCACTGCTGCACAAAAAAATCACCTGTAGGCTACTGCCCTTCGGTGATATAGTTTGTTCCGGCGCACCGGAATTCAACAGCGATGTACAATTAAAAATACACATTTCGCCCCATAATTAAGTCTCATGTTCCGGTGGCTACCTCCGCAGCTGGGGAATCTGCGCGTAGATTTTAGTAACAGGAATGCTTTATTTTTTTAACTTGTAGTGATATATACTTACAAGTTTCATTCTCTGTTGGTTATGCGCTGCATCTCGTTCGCTATATTTTTTTTAATTTCTTTTGTTGCTACTGCACAAATACGCCCTGCCGAAAACGACACCCTAAACTACAGGCTCGTAGGCTTTTCCGTGCCTGCGCAACCAAAAACCGGATCTTACCTGTTGGAAATAGCTGAAGGCAGGTTCAACAATGATTATGATTTTCAGAAGAACATAATTTACAGTAAGGCATATCCTGCAAATAGGATAGTAGAAACGGTACCCGCTTTTGGCAAAGAGTACACATGGCGCATATCTTACCTGAATAAGCGCCAGCGCCCGAACAACAAAACGCCGTTACGTCACTTTGTCACTGGCTATTTAGCTTTCACAGACACTGCGAGATTCAGGTATAGAATAATCGATACCGCAACAGCTCATAAAGACCTTATTATATTTCACGATGCTTCGCGCGCCGCGTACGACATGAGCGGAATGCCTGTGTGGTTTCTACCGGCAATAGGCGATGTCATCGATAGCCTGACCAGTATTCGCGACATGGAAATCACGCCGCAGGGCACCATCACTTTTTTGGCAGGATCTAAAGCGGTGGAGGTGAACTACGACGGCGAATTACTCTGGATGGCGCCGAACGATGGACGTGTTAGCAATGACACCTCCGAGTATTATCATCACGAATTCACACGACTCGCAAATGGCAACTATATGGTTGCCGGCCATGAAAGTGGCCTGCGGGAAATACCAAAGGGATTTGATACTACACAGTTAACGCAAGATCGGCTGGTTTCAAAGGACGGCAAACGATACATATTTAGCAGACAAGGCACTTTAATAGAATACGATCCGGCAAAAAATGTGGTGTGGTCATGGCGTTCATCGCAGTATTTCTCAAATGCCGACATATTTGGAGACAACCTCCAGTCGATAGCCAATACGCACA
It encodes:
- a CDS encoding response regulator transcription factor, which produces MKILVAEDDSLIQKTVELKLKKEGFEVICCNDGKEALERIEEHMPDIVLTDMMMPYASGLEIVAKVKSITSKKIPVIVFSTMGQENIVEEAFELGADDYVTKPFSLTELTIRIKRQLKR
- a CDS encoding aryl-sulfate sulfotransferase; the encoded protein is MRCISFAIFFLISFVATAQIRPAENDTLNYRLVGFSVPAQPKTGSYLLEIAEGRFNNDYDFQKNIIYSKAYPANRIVETVPAFGKEYTWRISYLNKRQRPNNKTPLRHFVTGYLAFTDTARFRYRIIDTATAHKDLIIFHDASRAAYDMSGMPVWFLPAIGDVIDSLTSIRDMEITPQGTITFLAGSKAVEVNYDGELLWMAPNDGRVSNDTSEYYHHEFTRLANGNYMVAGHESGLREIPKGFDTTQLTQDRLVSKDGKRYIFSRQGTLIEYDPAKNVVWSWRSSQYFSNADIFGDNLQSIANTHMNAFYFDELQRAVYVSFRDLSRVIKIKYPEGVVIAEYGQSIHGEPRQGNGMFYGQHCCRVNANGQLYLFNNNIPFTKDKRRRDVKGIISTVAIYDEPKNESGSLTKAWEQTCNIDTFAAYSSVGGGSVYELGDGAILVSMGSVNRDYIVGQDKKIVWNAVFEMKNGENWMPYANYRSSPADHRKFLQLIFK